A window of Thermodesulfobacteriota bacterium genomic DNA:
CTTGAAGACATTCTATGTAGACTCTCGGAACCCTGCCAAAGTTTTCTTCGGTAGTTGTCAGAGGTGTTGCGACAGGCGCAGCCGCCTCAGGAACCATGAGCGATTTGAATCGGTCCACATCCTCATCCGCACAGTCGCCGAAAATGACGGCTTTTAGTCCCTCCTCCCTGAGCGTGACGCAGCTCTGATCCTCAGCGACTATCAATAGAGAGCCTATAGATGATTCTGTGTCCCCCGTTACGTATTGCAAAAGAGACACCCCGTTCGGCAGGAGATATGCCGACAGATAGACAAGTGTCTCAATTCTATCGGGGCAATACTCGGCGGCCTGCGTGATGGCAATACCGCCCGAACTGTGGCCCACCAGGATGGCTGGTGCGGACTGCGCCTTCAGAACCTCGCAGATCTGATCGGCATATGACTGAAGTGTAACCTCTTGAATCGGCGTTTCGTCATTCCCGTGACTAGGCAGATCGGGCGTAACGACTTTATGTCCATTTCTCTCGAGGAGCGGCGTCACCTTGTCCCAAACCCAGCCGCCTGCCCATCCTCCGTGAATCAATACGTATGTGCTCATAATCCTGCCTCCTTGAGTCGATAAGTCGTAACATCAATTAAACCATGAGAAATGGCTGATTCCATATCAAAAATCAGGTTTCAGGCATGCGTCCCCGGAACGATAGGAAATAATTTATTAAACCACTCTTAGTCCGGACAGCCTATGAGCGGAAAGAAAATCCATAGCAAGATTAGTAAGGTATCAAAATTCTTTTAATAATGGTTATAATAAAGCCCTAATTGTGATCGCCAAGGTCCTTTCAAGCGCAGTGCTCGGAGTTGACGCATACCTGGTCGATGTAGAGGTCGATCTCGCGTTCGGGCTCCCCCAGTTCAACACAGTAGGGCTCCCCGAAGGGGCCGTCAAGGAATCAAAGGAGCGCGTGCGCGCGGCGATTAAGAACTGCGGCTACGAATTCCCTGTGAGAAGAGTCACTGTCAACCTAGCCCCTGCGGATATCAGGAAAGACGGCTCTGCCTTCGACCTCCCGATGTCGCTCGGCATCCTCGCGGCGCTGGGTTACGTCGACCATGAGCCGCTGCTGGAATACGTGATCCTCGGAGAGCTCTCTCTCGACGGAAAGGTGAAGCCGATAAAGGGCGCGCTGCCTTCCTCGATATGCGCGAGGGACTCCGGGCTCAAGGGGATTATACTCCCCAAGGAGAACGCCGAAGAGGCCGCGGTCGTCGAGGGCGTAAACGTATTCGCCGTGGAATCGCTCCATGATATAGTAGAGTTCATAGAAGGCAAGAGGGAAATACATCCGACAAGAGTAGACATCGGATCGATCTTCACGCACGCCAAGACCTACGACGTCGACTTCCACGAGGTCAAAGGGCAGGAGCACGTAAAGCGCGCGCTCGAAGTCGCGGCAAGCGGGGGACATAACGTGCTAATGATAGGATCTCCCGGCACGGGGAAGACGATGCTCGCCCGGAGGCTCCCGAATATAATCCCGGAAATAAACAGTCGTTTTATTTTTACGTTTTCATTTTTTACGCATTACGCAGTTTTTTTCTCGATGCCTCCAGGCCGCCATACTTTTAATTCCAGTTGTAGAACGCATTCTCCGCTACCCATGTCTTCCGGCATACCTCAGATACCTTCGTGACGGTTTCAACCCAAGGCATTCGCAATCCGCTCCTAGGTGAGCCTGGACTTTTTCATGACAAAATCACTCCTGTTTAATTAAGTATTTTGCTAAATTCCTCCAATTTTATCAGATCCGGTTTTCCGGGGGGAGGTCAATAACCTCCTCCGATATTTTAATGCCGCTCCTTTATTCCACGAAAGTTACTGGATTTATTTAAATAGGCTCTTAATGGGGGTACAGAATAAATATTAATACTTAAGTATGATAAAAAATTAATACTAGCAATTAAAACAGACAAATGTTAGATATGGTACTACACTGTGCTTTCAGATCACTAGTGGAAATAAGATATTTGTGAGGAAGAGGTGAAAATTCAATAAGGAGGAACAACAAATCATGAGAAGATCCATTTATTTAATATTATTTATTTATGTATTATTAGGTATTTATTCGGGCGCATTTGCTGAAGATTGTAATGTAACAGTTAAATGTGTTTGTGAAACGCAAAAAAGTTTGAGGGCTGTTCCATGCCCTAATGATTTTTCAAACACAGCGATTGACTGTACCAAAGAAGGTATTCCTGAAGGTACTTGTGCAGTTGACTGTGGACAAGAAGTTGAAGCTGTCTGTGAAGAGATACCTATTCAGTGCAAATCTAATGAAAAAGCCGACTGTGTGGTAACTTTGCCAATTATAGTGGGCACTACTCCCGGAGTCTGCGCACCTGGTGAAACTGATTGTAACGGTACGTGTGTTGACACGAACACCGACGAATCAAATTGCGGGCAATGCGGCGTCGTATGTGCGCTTGGTGAAATATGTGATAGTGGGGCGTGTGTATGCCAAGCTAGTGATGAAGTATGCGATGGTTTAGACAACGATTGTGATGGCATCGTGGATAATGGTTTTGACTTGGACACCGACGAATCAAATTGCGGGCAATGCGGCACTGTATGTGCGCTCGGTGAAATATGTGATAGTGGGGCGTGTGTATGCCAAGCTAGTGATGAAGTATGCGATGGTTTAGACAACGATTGTGATGGCATCGTGGATAATGGTTTTGACTTGGACACCGACGAATCAAATTGCGGGCAATGCGGCGTCGTATGTGCGCCGGGTGACACATGTGTTAATGGGACGTGTAATCCATGACAATCTGGCGAAACTCTTTGCGCTGATACGTCTGTTGACACGAACACAGACGAGTCAAATTGCGGGCAATGCGGTAATACATGTGCGGCTGGTGAGACATGTGATAGTGGGACGTGTATTCCTCAATGACAACCTGACGAAAGTCTTTGCATTGATAAGTGTATTGACACGAACACCGACGAATCAAATTGCGGGCAATGCGGTACATGATTTTAGGTTCCGACGGTTATCATTTGATTCAAGTCGATTATCGAAGCTAGTTAGCCGGTGGAATTACTACTTGTTCCGTCGGCGACTTCATATTATAATGCATTTGATGTTTGATTAAGGAGGGTGGGATGAGAAGAGTTGGACTAGCTGCTGTTACTTGCTCCTTTCTAATTTTAATTTCACTAAATTCTGTATTTGCACAAGGTGCGGTTGTAGTTCCAAGTAGTCTTACGAATGTAGAAGGGAATATAGATAACGGATATCCCTTTAATTGCAATTGTCTTAGCATGAGGTATCAGCAGGTATATCTCGGTTCTGAGATTGGATCATTAAACATTAGTAGTATAAATTTTCGTCTGGAAAGCAGCTTTCCTTCCGCCTTCGAACCAGCTGTTTTGCCTGATGTACGTATAGATTTGTCTACTACTCAGGCGGTTCCGGGCGGACTCGATAGTATTTTTGCGAATAATATAGGGCCGGATAACACAACGGTATTTTTCGGTGATCTAACCTTGTCAGCTCCAACCTGTACGGTGACCCCGTGCCCGTTTGATATTACTATACCATTACAAACGCCATTTTCCTTTGATCCGTCAACAGGAAATTTACTTCTTGATGTTAGAATTCCAACAGCCGTAGATATTTTTAACGTAGATCTTGGTTTTGTCTTTTTTGACGCAACGAACGAATTTGGAAATATTACTTCACGTGTTTCGAGTGTTAATGTAAACAGTCCGGACGGAACTGTAGATAACATAGCTTTGGTAACTCAATTTGTGCCTTTCACTTTCGTATCTAATATCCCAACACTTTCCGAATGGGGATTAATAGCTTTGGCGGCGGGATTAGGAATGTTTGGAGTGTTCGTTTTGAGGAAGAACAAAAAGATGGCCTAATCTGAGATTGAAATATTCTGGGGTTCGAAGATTATGCAAGAACCCCAGCCAACGCCTTTCCGAATTCTTTTCCGAGATTGATCACTGTTCGATATTCGAGCTAAAACCGAGTCCGTACGCGCGGCTTTTCATCTTAGAAATGTTTTTCTTCACAGAATTATACGGGAGAATTCACCGGTTGCGTGCGGGGTATTCGATTACCCGGACACAGTAAAGAATAACGAAGCCTCTATTACATCTTCAACTAAGTTCCAGGCAACTCACAAGATTTTATTACAAAAAGATAAATCATATATTACAAATAGATGCAATATGCATTAAAATTGGCACTAAAGTAAAACAGGGGATATTTAAAAAAGGCTTAAAGGAGGCTGAAGTGAATCTCTTCAAGAATCGGGGAGGGGTGTATCTCTTACGACTGGCTCGACCTGTTTTTCTGTTAATCGCTCTAAGCTTGGTTTCAATACCGACGATCGCAACTGCTCAGACTACGGGCACCAGCTCTTCGTTCGGCGCGTTCGCGGACCTGACATTGCTGCCGCTTCTCGGCCCGGGCATCAACATCGATCTGGGACCCGTATCCACCGCTTCGGGGAATGCGCCGCCCGATTATTCGGACTCTGACACGGTGCTGAGTGCCGGATTGTCCACAGGCCTGACGGGGAATATTCTATCGACCGGCGTCCTCGCGACGAACGCGAGCTCTGTTATCGCAAATGACAACACTTCTGCCGATGCCACGGTCGACGACCTGGCCCTCTCCATAGTGGGGGCGCTACAGCTTTTGACGATCGGGGCCGATACCGTCGTTTCGACTGCCGATGTAAGCGGGGACTGCGGCACGGGCAGCCTGACGGCTACGGGGACGACGACGATAGAGGGAGCGTCCGTGGGAGGAACGCTCGGGCTCGGTCTCAGCATCGCCGTGAACCCCCCGCCCAATTTCGAGCTCATTAACCTCCTCGGCATCAGGGTCGTGCTGAACGAGCAGATAGTAACCGGCGACGGCGTTACCAGCAGAGGTATAACCGTAAACGCAATACACGTCGACCTGACGAATACGATTCTCACGCTGATAGGCGCACTCAGCGGGGATATTATTATTTCACAATCCCAGGCGCAGGTGCAGTGTAATGAGGTACAAGCATCAGCCGATCTCTCCATTACCAAAGCCGACAGTCCCGACCCCGTTACAGTGGGTAACGTCCTCACGTACACGCTGACCGTGACCAACAGCGGGCCTGACCAGGCGACCGGAGTCACCGTCACCGACGTAATACCTTCGAGTTTTACGTTCAACAACGCCACTCCCAGCCAGGGGACGTGCAACCCGCTCGTCGGCCAGACGCTCACCTGTAATCTGGGGACCATAGCAAACGGGGATAACGCCTCTGTTACTATATCTGTAACACCCACACAGGCCGGTATTATTTCAAATATGGCCGTAGTGTCGGGGAACGAGCCCGACCCCGACCCCGACGATAATTCGGATACGGAATCCACGACTGTCGAGGGGGCCGGTCCCGCGAGCGCCAATCTTTCGGTCGTAAAGTCGGACAGCCCCGACCCGGTAATCGTCAATCAGCAGCTGACGTACACGGTTACGGTTACGAATCTGGGTCCCGACGACGCTACGAACGTCGTCGGGACGGACACTCTCCCCGCAGGCGCGACCTTCGGCTCCGCCACGCCGGAACAGGGTAGCTGCGGTGAGGCAGCGGGAGTAGTAACGTGCAACCTGGGCGGCATTCCGAGCGGAAGCAGCGTAAATATCACGATCATAATTACTCCGACCGCTACCGGAACGGCCGTTAACACGGTCTCCGTTGCAGGTGACGAGAGCGATCCCGACAGCAACAATAATTCGGATACCGAAAATACGGCTGTCGATCCAGTTCCGCAGAACGCCGATCTTTCAATCGCAAAGTCGGACAGCCCCGACCCTGTAATTGTAAATCAGCCGCTGACGTATACTCTCACGGTTACTAATACGGGGCCCGACACGGCGACGAACGTCGTAGTGACTGATACACTGCCCGCTGGGGCCGTATTCGGCTCGGCCACGGCCGAGCAGGGGAGCTGCGGCGAAGCGGCGGGTGTAGTTACATGCAGCCTCGGAAACATAGCGGACGGGGACAGCGTGATAGTTACGATAACAGTTACCCCGACGGTCGTCGGAAACAACGTGAACAGCGCATCTGTGATAGGAGACGTCAACGACCCTGACCCGGGCGACAACTCTGATGACGAGGATACGGATGTCGATCCGGCCCCTCCGGGACCAACGCCGACAGGGCCTGTTCCGACGATCGATCCGTCAGAACCGCCGGGAACGCCACTCCCGGGTCCACGAATAAACTCGATACCCACACTCTCCGGCTGGGCGTCGGCAGGGATGCCGCTGCTCATGGTGCTGATCTCGATCATGGTGCTCAGGAGGCGGGCTAAGAGGGGCACGGGAAACGTATGAGCTAAGGTGACGAAATGAGGCGCATATGCCGTATCGCGGCTGAGCGCCTCTTTTCTGTCACCGGCAATCCCTCAAAAATTTCAGTACGATAATTTCTGTTAAAGAACAAAAGCCGTTGGGCGGAATGACAGCTCAACGGCTTTTGCATATTAGAGGAGATATTGAGAATAGGGTTTCCTTGTTTAAGGCTTCAGTTTATCAAACCTTTTCTTCCCGAGTCTCTGCAGCACGCATTGAGTGCGAAAGAATCCTTATCGAGAACCCTGTCCATTGGAATAAAGTTCACTCTACTTTCGAGCCCCAGATCATCCGTACCGGAAGCTACTTGTTTAGCTGAATCCCGGCATCCGTCGGCCGTTATGATTCTGTCGGGGTCAATTCCCATATCTATGAAATACTTTTTTATGGAGTCGGCTCTATCCGCGCCAAGCGTGTCCGCTGAATTCTCACCCGCACTGCAATACGCCTCGATCACGACGTCAATATCGGGCGATTCTTTGAGGACGCTGACATTTTCGTCGAGCACTGGCTTCGCGTCATCCCTTATTTCAAAGCTGCCCGGGTCGAAGAAGACGTCCTTTAATTCGGGGATGTACGGATTGGGCAGAGCGGAGTCGGATGACGAGGCCGCGCCTGACAGTCCGGAGCCGGGCTCTTGCCCGTTTGAAACCGCGTGTACGTAGGTCGACGAGATCCCCATGACAATAAATACGCCGAGAACTGCAGCTAATAAATACCTATACCAAGAGTTAGAATGTTTATTCATATCGATTACCTCCTGTAAATTGAGCTTGACTGCCTGGGGATAATAAGTGCAATCCCTGTGCCATAGCGGGGACGCTGAATAGTTCTATAATGCCGGGATATTACGGAGCATAGAGACAGATTCAGGCTATTAGAGATTTAGGGTTGTACAGATTCGTACAATCCGGGTTGTTCGGAAATATACCGGGTAATCGGCCGTATCAGGGGTTGATTTTATCGAGCTCCTGCTTTGCGAGAGCGGCTTCTCTCGAATCGGGGAACCTGTCTATGAGAGTCTTGAAAAAGAATTTCGCCCCGTCAGGCCTCCCGATTTTAACGAGAGAAAGGCCCTGCTTCAGATAAGCGTCCGCGACTTTCCCGTCGTTCGGATAAGTGTCGATAAATACCTGATAAGCCAGTATAGCGTTCAGATACTGCCCCTCGTTGTAAAGGGCGGTTGCGCGCTGGTAGAGGTCTCCCGTAGGGGGTGGTGGTATCTCCTCGAGAGGGGATTCGCCCTTGGGCGACGCCGGCAGGACCCGCTTCTTCTGGAGGTCGTCCATTTTCATATACATGTCAGAATAATTCTGCTCGAGGCTCCTGATTCTCGCTCCCTGAATTTCGAGTCTTCTCTGTATGTCGTTTAAATCACTTGACATGGCCGCGACTGTTTTTTCGAGGCTTTCCTGCCTCTCGTTGAGCTCCTGTATGGAACCGGGACCGGCGATGCAGCCGGCAAGCATGCACGAGAAAGCTAATATGGCGCAGATCGATATCTTCATATGCGACCCCGGGATTGTTCAATTGTCGTAGGGCATTAACTTGCTAAGTCTTTTTCACCCCGAGGAGAGAATTATCTGATAATAATTCAGTGTTGTCAAAGCGATCCTGATAATTGGCAAATACAGGTTTGTTTTCGCGGCTGGCCTGTCCTGAACTTGATTCAGGAAAGCCGCTCCTACAATCACGCAAGATTCACGATACAGGATGAGATTGCCGGGAAGTGGTTCAGGATTTGGCTCAACATGACAAGAAAATTAGAGAATTCCATCCGCGAATTATTTAACATCTACAGGGGGGAGGGGGAGATGAATAAAAAAAGCGGCAGGGACGGGGCAAACGTCCCTGCCGGCATATTAACTTGAATAGCAGGCTAGCGCATAGCCGCTAAAGAAGTTAGGGTGTGTGAGAGTCTTTCGGTTCAGGCGCTCTTCTCGACCTTTTCCAGAGAAATGACCGTGCCGTTTTCGATTTCGAGCTTGACGAAATCGCCTACCGTCACTCCTTCGAGCATAGTGTCGTCCTCGAATTTAGTGAAGGAATGTGTCATTCCCTGCTCGTCTTTAAGTGACAACTTGTCATTATCGGGGCTGATTTCCGTGATCTCGCCCTTGAGCTCCTGCTCACGGTTCATGGGCTGACTGTCCTCCGGCTTTTCGCTTTCCGTCATATCACCTGAGCCGGATTCGGCATCTTTCGCAGAAGTTTCTGCTGCGATATCCTGCTCCTGAGAGATTTCCTCATTATTCGCCTGGCCGGCCGCGCCGTCCTCAGCCGGAATCGTCAGCGTCTGCCCCTCGAAAATCCGGTCCGGGTTCTCGAGGTTGTTGGCCATCGCTATTTCCTGCCACCTGTCCTGAGACCCGAGCTGCTCTTCCGCTATCGTTGCGAGCGTGTCTCCGGCCTTAACCGTATACTGTCCGCCTACCGCACTGTGCTGATCCTGGGCCGGATCGAGCTGGTAATTCTCCGACGGCTGGCTGCCGTCTTCGGGATTTCCATATTGATCGGCCGCATAAACCCCGCTCGCTCCGCCGAGAGCAAGCCCCGTAGCTAAAATCGATGCTAGTAATAAACGATTCATATCTAATACCTCCCTGGTATAGGATTTTATGCATGCATATTCTATGCATACTCAAGGCAATAACGGCAAAAGCCGTGCCAGGTCTGCGCTCGCGTCGCATATTTTTAATGATTCCTTTTGGTTGCATTTAGAATTCGTCCGGCGGGGGGAACGAAGAATGACCGGTCAGTCGCATATGGAACAGAACAAGCTGTTTAGAATCTTACAATGCGGATTCTTTGCTGATATCGAGAGATTATTAATTTTCGGGTTTGAAAAACATTTAATTCTTCCGGGTAAAAGCTGGTAGAATTATCTTTTACCTCCGCAGAGGGTCGGGAGAGACTAAAATTGAAACTCAGTAAACAGATAAGGCTCGGGTTCGGCCTCATGCTGATTCTCATGGTTATCATCGGGGGTCTTTTTGTATACAACGTCTACAGGCTGAACGACGCGGCTTCCAATATCGAGGGAAGGTATTCTACCCTGTATAAGCTGTTCTCGAACCCTGACAACACGATCGAGCCCGACCCCGGTATCGGCAAGGAGATCGTCGACCGCGCCGTGGCGCTCGTCGACGAGCAGCTGAAATATAATTACACCTACGTATTGATCGCTGTCGGATTATCTTTGCTATTCGCGGGAATGATTACTGTCCTCTTCCCGTCAAAGATCACGAGACCGATTGAGCGGCTGATAAACGCCACAAAAACCGTAAAGAAGGGGGATTACTCCTACAGGATCAAGAGCGTGGGGGAAGCCGACGAGATTTCCGCGCTGGCCGGCTCGTTCAACGAAATGCTTCAGAACATAGAGGACACCCACAGGAGCAACCTGGAGCTGCTCGAGCAGACAAAGAGGTTCAACGAGACCCTCAGGGAGAGGGTGGACGAGGCGACAAGCGAGATCAGGGAACAGCAGAACGAGCTTATCAAGGCGGAGAGGCTTGCGACGATCGGAGAGTTCGCGGCTCGCATAGCGCATGAGATAAAAAACCCGCTTTCGGGGATCACCGTTGCGCTTGAAATAATGAAAAGCAAATCGGATGACAATGACCAGCAGCAGTCCATTTCGGAGGTCCTGAAAGAGGTAAGGAGGCTCGATCGAATCCTGAAGGATCTGCTTCAGCTTTCGGTCCCGAAGGAAATGGATTTCAGAAAAGCCGATCCAAACGATATAGTGGAAAGGTCTATCCTTGTGGTGTCTCCGATCGCGGAAGAAAAGGGAGTGACCATAGAAACGGACCTCGGGTGCTCTGAAGAATTCAATCTCGATTATGAGAAGTGCCAGCAGGTCGTCATCAACCTCCTGATAAACGGAATAGACGCACTCGGGACGGGAGGAGGAAAGGTGACGGTCGGGACCGAAAGCGTCGACGGGGAGCTCCATATAAGAGTCACGGATACCGGCCACGGCATTCCGCCGCAGGATATAGATAAGGTCTTCGAGCCCTTTTATACGAGCAAAAAACAAGGTACCGGCCTCGGGCTCGCGATATCAAAAAGAATCGCGGAAGCACACGACGGGAGGATCACTGTTTCAAGCGAATTGGGGAAGGGTTCTACTTTTACGCTGGTTTTACCCGGGAGCTCAATGGAGAAAGCCAGAATATCGGTCTAGTGTCGAGGCGCTCCTGTCGAGAACCCGAGTCCGCTGGTGTATTCTATGTCAAGGAGTAAAGATTGAGCCAGACCGTATTGATAATCGACGACGAGGATTTCCTCTGTAAAAAATTGAGCGAGAGCCTCTCAGACGAGGGATTTCTCGTCAGCGCCGCCAACGACGGAGAGTCAGGGCTTCTTCTTGCCAGGAGAGACAACCCTGACCTGATCCTGCTCGACCTGAGACTCCCGGACATGGACGGGATCGAGGCCCTGGGCCAGATAAATAATATGGACCCCAGGCCCGTGACAATTCTCATGAGCGGGCACGGCAACGTGGACATGGCGGTCTCGGCCATTAAAAAGGGCGCGTATGATTTTATAGAGAAACCCTTTTCCATAGACAAGCTTAAAATAATCGTGAAGAACGCTCTCGATAACGTCGGGCTCAAAAAAAACCTCGACACGAGGTTAAGGAGCGAGCAGAAGCAGTACGGGTTTCATGCATTAATAGGAAAGAGCGAGGCTATCAGGAAAATTATCGAGCTCTTCGAGAAGCTCGTTACGACCGACCCCAAGACGGTGCTGATAAGCGGCGAGAGCGGGACCGGCAAGGGGCTTGCGGCGAAGGTTCTCCACCACAACGGCGTGAGGGCTGAGAAGCCTATAATAGAGCTCAACTGCGCGGCGATTCCTGAAACACTCCTCGAAAGCGAGCTGTTCGGACACGAGGCGGGCTCGTTCACCGACGCTAAAAAGATGAAGACCGGAATATTGGAGGACGCTAACGGCGGGACTATTTTTCTCGACGAGATAGGGGATATGAGCCCCGCCCTCCAGGCGAAGCTCGTGAAGGCGGTCGAGGAGAGGACGTTCAGGAGGATCGGCGGCAAGAGGGACATAAAAGTAGACGTGAGGGTCGTCGCCGCAACGAACAAGGACTTGAAGGACCTGGTCGAAAAGAACCTTTTCAGGGAGGACCTCTACCACAGGCTCAACGTGATAAATTTCGAGATGCCGAGCCTGAGGGAGAGGAGGGAGGACATCCCCCTTCTCACGGAGCATTTTATAAGTTACTTCAACGTGGATTTCAACAAGAACATAAAGCACGTCCCCGAGGAAGTAGAAATG
This region includes:
- a CDS encoding alpha/beta fold hydrolase translates to MSTYVLIHGGWAGGWVWDKVTPLLERNGHKVVTPDLPSHGNDETPIQEVTLQSYADQICEVLKAQSAPAILVGHSSGGIAITQAAEYCPDRIETLVYLSAYLLPNGVSLLQYVTGDTESSIGSLLIVAEDQSCVTLREEGLKAVIFGDCADEDVDRFKSLMVPEAAAPVATPLTTTEENFGRVPRVYIECLQDRAISPSVQKEMYTHIRCERVISMNTSHMPLFSAPEELAGHLSSLSL
- a CDS encoding magnesium chelatase domain-containing protein; its protein translation is MIAKVLSSAVLGVDAYLVDVEVDLAFGLPQFNTVGLPEGAVKESKERVRAAIKNCGYEFPVRRVTVNLAPADIRKDGSAFDLPMSLGILAALGYVDHEPLLEYVILGELSLDGKVKPIKGALPSSICARDSGLKGIILPKENAEEAAVVEGVNVFAVESLHDIVEFIEGKREIHPTRVDIGSIFTHAKTYDVDFHEVKGQEHVKRALEVAASGGHNVLMIGSPGTGKTMLARRLPNIIPEINSRFIFTFSFFTHYAVFFSMPPGRHTFNSSCRTHSPLPMSSGIPQIPS
- a CDS encoding IPTL-CTERM sorting domain-containing protein is translated as MRRVGLAAVTCSFLILISLNSVFAQGAVVVPSSLTNVEGNIDNGYPFNCNCLSMRYQQVYLGSEIGSLNISSINFRLESSFPSAFEPAVLPDVRIDLSTTQAVPGGLDSIFANNIGPDNTTVFFGDLTLSAPTCTVTPCPFDITIPLQTPFSFDPSTGNLLLDVRIPTAVDIFNVDLGFVFFDATNEFGNITSRVSSVNVNSPDGTVDNIALVTQFVPFTFVSNIPTLSEWGLIALAAGLGMFGVFVLRKNKKMA
- a CDS encoding OmpA family protein, producing MNKHSNSWYRYLLAAVLGVFIVMGISSTYVHAVSNGQEPGSGLSGAASSSDSALPNPYIPELKDVFFDPGSFEIRDDAKPVLDENVSVLKESPDIDVVIEAYCSAGENSADTLGADRADSIKKYFIDMGIDPDRIITADGCRDSAKQVASGTDDLGLESRVNFIPMDRVLDKDSFALNACCRDSGRKGLIN
- a CDS encoding tetratricopeptide repeat protein — protein: MKISICAILAFSCMLAGCIAGPGSIQELNERQESLEKTVAAMSSDLNDIQRRLEIQGARIRSLEQNYSDMYMKMDDLQKKRVLPASPKGESPLEEIPPPPTGDLYQRATALYNEGQYLNAILAYQVFIDTYPNDGKVADAYLKQGLSLVKIGRPDGAKFFFKTLIDRFPDSREAALAKQELDKINP
- a CDS encoding LysM domain-containing protein, encoding MNRLLLASILATGLALGGASGVYAADQYGNPEDGSQPSENYQLDPAQDQHSAVGGQYTVKAGDTLATIAEEQLGSQDRWQEIAMANNLENPDRIFEGQTLTIPAEDGAAGQANNEEISQEQDIAAETSAKDAESGSGDMTESEKPEDSQPMNREQELKGEITEISPDNDKLSLKDEQGMTHSFTKFEDDTMLEGVTVGDFVKLEIENGTVISLEKVEKSA
- a CDS encoding ATP-binding protein; the encoded protein is MKLSKQIRLGFGLMLILMVIIGGLFVYNVYRLNDAASNIEGRYSTLYKLFSNPDNTIEPDPGIGKEIVDRAVALVDEQLKYNYTYVLIAVGLSLLFAGMITVLFPSKITRPIERLINATKTVKKGDYSYRIKSVGEADEISALAGSFNEMLQNIEDTHRSNLELLEQTKRFNETLRERVDEATSEIREQQNELIKAERLATIGEFAARIAHEIKNPLSGITVALEIMKSKSDDNDQQQSISEVLKEVRRLDRILKDLLQLSVPKEMDFRKADPNDIVERSILVVSPIAEEKGVTIETDLGCSEEFNLDYEKCQQVVINLLINGIDALGTGGGKVTVGTESVDGELHIRVTDTGHGIPPQDIDKVFEPFYTSKKQGTGLGLAISKRIAEAHDGRITVSSELGKGSTFTLVLPGSSMEKARISV
- a CDS encoding sigma-54 dependent transcriptional regulator, whose product is MSQTVLIIDDEDFLCKKLSESLSDEGFLVSAANDGESGLLLARRDNPDLILLDLRLPDMDGIEALGQINNMDPRPVTILMSGHGNVDMAVSAIKKGAYDFIEKPFSIDKLKIIVKNALDNVGLKKNLDTRLRSEQKQYGFHALIGKSEAIRKIIELFEKLVTTDPKTVLISGESGTGKGLAAKVLHHNGVRAEKPIIELNCAAIPETLLESELFGHEAGSFTDAKKMKTGILEDANGGTIFLDEIGDMSPALQAKLVKAVEERTFRRIGGKRDIKVDVRVVAATNKDLKDLVEKNLFREDLYHRLNVINFEMPSLRERREDIPLLTEHFISYFNVDFNKNIKHVPEEVEMAFMGYQWPGNVRELRSTIERAVLLSEGDTLNPKYVQIDEQSKGVKIHGDEHKMFFELDMDKLTLDTVEEMVIRKALELSSWNQTKAADMLGVTRQVLRNRMIKMDLLN